The following are encoded together in the Pleurocapsa sp. FMAR1 genome:
- the nblB gene encoding phycobilisome degradation protein NblB has translation MTITPESVKTLLNSEDFGERIRGLNQLRQIDIETAFAMVQPMITDDNTRVRYAAVSQLDTLGINDKDTSLEILRDRLFNDPEPDVQAAAADAIGGLKLVEAYEDLANIYHDTSEWLVQFSIIAALGELGDPRGFDLLKEALDSENNLLQTAAIGSMGELGDTRAIPLLAAFADNEDWQIRYRLVQALGRLGGEEAKSIITKLADDEFEQVAKEAKNNL, from the coding sequence ATGACTATTACCCCAGAATCAGTTAAGACTCTGCTAAATTCCGAAGACTTTGGCGAGCGCATTAGAGGTTTAAATCAACTACGTCAAATTGACATAGAAACAGCCTTTGCCATGGTGCAGCCCATGATTACCGATGATAATACTCGCGTGCGCTATGCAGCAGTTAGTCAGCTAGATACTCTGGGGATAAATGATAAAGATACTTCTTTAGAAATCTTACGCGATCGCCTGTTTAACGATCCCGAGCCAGATGTACAAGCAGCAGCAGCAGACGCGATTGGTGGTTTAAAGCTTGTTGAAGCCTATGAAGATTTAGCTAATATATATCATGATACATCGGAATGGTTGGTGCAGTTTAGTATCATTGCTGCTTTAGGCGAATTGGGCGATCCTCGTGGCTTCGATCTCCTAAAAGAGGCTCTTGACTCGGAAAATAATCTCTTGCAAACCGCAGCCATTGGCTCAATGGGAGAATTGGGCGATACACGAGCTATCCCTTTACTGGCTGCTTTTGCCGATAATGAAGACTGGCAAATACGTTACCGCCTTGTACAGGCTTTAGGTAGATTGGGGGGAGAAGAAGCCAAGTCAATAATTACAAAGTTGGCAGATGATGAATTTGAGCAGGTTGCTAAAGAAGCGAAAAATAATCTTTGA
- a CDS encoding CBS domain-containing protein — protein sequence MSKTVAEIMTVNPTTVSPETSLEEAIQILAEKEISGLPVVNEEGELVGIISETDLTWQATGVETPPYVMFLDSVIYLQNPAKHNQEVHKALGQTVSEAMSDRPTTVKGNQLVREAAKIMHDKKLRRLPVVDDNSKLIGMITQGDVIKMMAAE from the coding sequence ATGAGCAAAACTGTTGCTGAGATTATGACAGTCAATCCGACTACGGTATCTCCTGAGACATCACTAGAAGAAGCGATTCAAATTCTAGCTGAAAAAGAAATCAGTGGTTTACCTGTGGTAAATGAAGAGGGAGAGCTAGTAGGAATCATATCCGAGACTGATCTAACCTGGCAGGCTACAGGAGTAGAAACACCGCCTTATGTTATGTTTCTCGATAGCGTAATTTATCTGCAAAATCCTGCAAAACACAATCAAGAAGTACACAAAGCTTTAGGGCAGACTGTAAGTGAAGCTATGAGCGATCGCCCGACAACGGTAAAAGGCAATCAGCTAGTGCGGGAAGCAGCCAAAATTATGCACGATAAGAAGTTACGACGTTTGCCAGTGGTAGATGATAATTCTAAGTTAATCGGCATGATTACTCAAGGTGACGTAATTAAGATGATGGCAGCCGAATGA